One genomic segment of Hordeum vulgare subsp. vulgare chromosome 2H, MorexV3_pseudomolecules_assembly, whole genome shotgun sequence includes these proteins:
- the LOC123427779 gene encoding high mobility group B protein 6-like, which translates to MATVAATESRRSGRSRKALAPVPDNDANISAGGADLAAALPPQPHKAKRTSPKMRKAEVSPIADERKGTPPALVDPAAVSLGKADVATAPASTRKVKRASSKGGKAKDAAPSMSDELTELQGMLERLRLEKEKAEEMVRERDEVIRKKEEELETKGKQQERLQAELKKMQRVKVFEPTMNFPLAQSLLGKDHEEGGDKGKKKKKGKGKAGNERKKPAPAYILWCKDQWAEIKKSPDTDFKEVTNALGAKWKTLSNEEKQPYEERYRQEKEAYLQVVGQEKREAEAMKLLDEEQMRWTAKELLGQYLKFRQEAEGDGNSKKAKNKMKKAKDPSKPKQPMSAYFLYSQERRGALVAEKKTVPEIGKITGEEWKGMTEAQKAPYEEAARKQKEAYQKQMEVYNQKKLGENASLEKEEEEQKKILKQEALQLLRKKEKADNIIKKTKEKRQKKKQQNADPNRPKKPASSFLLFSKEARKQLAEERPGVNNSTLSALISVKWKDLSSAEKKVWSQKAAQGMAAYKMEMDEYTKAHTSSSSTIA; encoded by the exons ATGGCGACCGTGGCGGCGACCGAGAGCAGGAGGAGCGGCCGGAGCCGCAAGGCCCTCGCGCCGGtgcccgacaacgacgccaacaTCTCCGCCGGAGGGGCCGACCTCGCTGCTGCCCTCCCCCCGCAGCCGCACAAGGCCAAGAGAACGTCGCCCAAGATGCGCAAGGCGGAGGTGTCCCCGATAGCCGACGAGAGGAAGGGAACGCCTCCCGCCCTGGTCGACCCGGCCGCCGTCTCCCTTGGGAAGGCAGATGTCGCCACGGCACCCGCCTCAACACGGAAGGTGAAGAGGGCGTCGTCCAAGGGCGGCAAGGCCAAGGACGCGGCGCCGTCGATGTCCGACGAGCTGACGGAGCTGcaggggatgctggagaggctgcggctggagaaggagaaggcggaggagATGGTGCGGGAGCGCGACGAGGTCAtccggaagaaggaggaggagctcgagACCAAGGGCAAGCAGCAGGAGCGCCTCCAGGCCGAGCTCAAGAAGATGCAGCGCGTCAAGGTGTTCGAGCCCACCATG AACTTTCCTCTCGCCCAGTCTCTTCTCGGCAAGGACCATGAGGAAGGAGGTGACAaaggcaagaagaagaagaaggggaaaggCAAGGCTGGCAATGAGAGGAAGAAGCCGGCACCGGCGTACATTCTGTGGTGCAAAGACCAGTGGGCGGAG ATCAAGAAGAGCCCCGACACAGACTTCAAGGAGGTCACGAACGCGCTGGGCGCCAAATGGAAGACCCTCAGCAACGAGGAGAAGCAGCCGTACGAGGAGAGGTAccggcaggagaaggaggcctacctgcaggtggtcggcCAGGAGAAGCGCGAGGCCGAGGCGATGAAGCTGCTCGACGAAGAGCAGATGCGCTGGACGGCGAAAGAGCTGCTGGGTCAGTACCTCAAGTTCAGGCAGGAAGCCGAGGGAGACGGCAACAGCAAGAAGGCAAAGAACAAGATGAAGAAGGCGAAGGATCCCTCCAAGCCGAAGCAGCCCATGTCGGCCTACTTCCTCTACTCGCAGGAGAGGCGTGGCGCTCTGGTGGCCGAGAAGAAGACTGTGCCCGAG ATTGGTAAGATCACAGGGGAAGAGTGGAAGGGCATGACGGAGGCTCAGAAGGCTCCTTACGAGGAGGCTGCGAGGAAGCAGAAGGAGGCATACCAGAAGCAAATGGAGGTGTACAATCAGAAGAAGCTTGGG GAAAATGCGAGCttagagaaggaagaagaggagcagaagaagatccTCAAGCAGGAGGCTCTGCAGCTTctcaggaagaaggagaaggcagaCAACATCATCAAG AAAACCAAAGAGAAGCGtcagaagaagaagcagcagaaCGCCGACCCGAACAGGCCCAAGAAGCCGGCCTCTTCCTTCCTGCTCTTCAGCAAGGAGGCGAGGAAGCAGCTGGCGGAGGAGCGGCCCGGGGTGAACAACTCGACGCTTAGCGCGCTAATCTCGGTGAAGTGGAAGGACCTGAGCTCCGCGGAGAAGAAGGTGTGGAGCCAGAAAGCGGCCCAAGGGATGGCCGCGTACAAGATGGAGATGGACGAGTACACCAAAGCTCACACCTCCTCATCCTCGACTATTGCTTAG